The genomic stretch TAATGTCTAACTTTGAAAAGTTTGATAAGCTGTCCTCTATAAAAGTTCAAGTATTAATACACTACCTAACTAAAAAATTAAAGTCGTATAAAAAAACATGAAATTTTTAGTATCTAATATCTTCTTCTTTATTACTACTACTATTGTAATTTTTGTTATTGTTTCTGGGTTCTATACTGGCTTCATTTTTTATGTGGCTATGATTATTTCTTGGTTGGGTTTTTTATACTGTGCTTATAGTTACTATAAAAATTCTGAAAGACTCATTAACCCTACAACTTGCTTTTGCTTGTCTGTGTTTGTTTTTTTGGTGTCAAGGCCTTTTCTTTCTTTACTTATGGGTGATGAAGTCATTTCTATTGGTCTAGGTATTACGGAAGAAAATATAATAAAAGCCACGTTGTTTGTCATGTGGTCTTTTTATTTGATAAATATTTTCTACTGTTTCTTTGATAAGCCTGCTAAATTTATACTGAACGGCATGCCGGATATAAAAATTAAGTCATATACTTGGTCTAATGTTTTTCTATTGTTTTCATTATTTCTTTCTTTTTTGTTTTTAAAGAACTCATATTTTAATTACAACGTGCTTTCTAACAATGAAAATTATTTTAGTTTTATTTCAAGTTTAGATTTCTCATATTTTAGATACTTCTTTATATCAAAGTATTTTTTAATATTATATATCGTGCTAAGTAAAAGTAATAAGTCTCTTTTAATAAGCACTTCTATCCTGTTCCTCTCTTCTTTAGGGTTTATGGCTATTGGCTTACGAGGGTATACAATTGCTTATCTTTTCCTATTTTTGTTAGCTTATGATGTTAAATATAAGATAAAGCTGATCCCTCTGATTGTTTTAAGCTTATCCCTTATTATTTTGTCTGCATCAGTTTTGTCGTTTCGGTTAGGCTTCGATGTTTTTGAAAATGATAGCTACCTTTCAATTATCCTAAAAACTATAGCTCAACAAGGAGCAACATTTGAAGTTGTCTTTGGTGCTGTAAACTTTTTGGATGAAATAAATAAGTGCATAAGTTATTATGACTATTTTATTCAAGGAATACCTTTTGGAGATTGCGTAGACGTTAGTCGTGGAGTTTATTTTGCTGAGGGTGGCTTTGCTTCAAGTTTTTTTGCAGAACTTGTTTTCTTTTGGCCTATATTGATCTTAATAATACCTTTGTTTTCCTTTTGCTTAAAATTATTGAGCTTAAGTTATGACCAAATTTTATCTTCTGGTTCAGAAAAGAAATCAAGTATATTATTAGTGTTTTTTTTGTTGCCAAATTTAGTGTATTTCGCAAGATCATCCGTATTTGACTTTATTGAGAAAACCATTATCTCAATATTTTTTATTTTGTTTATTTCATTAGTTATAAAAATTATTAGGAAGAAAGATGCATAGTCAAATTGTCTTTTCACAAGGTGGGTTAGGTAATCAGTTGTTTCAGTATGCATTTTATCTTGACATTGCAACTCGGAATGGTAACTGTGACTTCGATATTAGTCGTATAGTTTATGATAATCAACATAAAGGTACTAATTTGGGGGACTTACTTGGTTGTGATTTCTATAGTTTTAGTCATATGGGAAACAAGAACTTACCATTTTTAATTGATGATAGGATATCATCAAAAGTAATAAGATGGACTTTGAGGTTATTAAATGTTAGAAGTTGTTTGGATTTTTTTTATGATTTTGACGCAACAACCTCTTATAAATCAATTGATTTCAATAAAAATAAATATGTAGGATATTTTCAGTTTGTAGATTCTGCAATAAAAAGTAAATCTATATTTGAAAAAATGATTGAAAATAAGTATCGAGTTGAGATCGAAAACTATAGAAAATCCTATGGGGAAAGCAAGGCGATTCATATCCGCAGAGGAGATTACTTCACCTCCAACTCTATAAATCATGCTGTTGCCTCTGAGGGTGAAATAACTTCAATTGTTGAACGCTATAAAGATGATAAGATAGTGATTTTTTCAGATGATATTAAATGGTGTACCGATAAGCTCAGTAGGTTTGACAATGTCGATTTTCATCATGGAAGTTCAGCAATAGATGATTTTTTGGCTTTATCTCAATGTGATTCTTATGTTTTACTAGGTAGTAGCTTTTCATGGTGGGCTGCATTTCTATTTTCAGATGATTCTACTGAGTTAAGTTTTATTTCATCTACTAATATTAAATATCTTTCATTTGAAGAAATGGAAAAGTTAGATTGTAAAATAGTTTCAATTAATTAAACGTGATATTTGGTGGTCATTTGTTTTCTTTTTTAATGTGTGTCAATGTAGATAATCCATTTTTAGACCAAGCTATTTTTAGTGTTTTGGAACAAGATGACCCAAACTTTGAGTTTGTTATTGTTGCAAATAACTGTAGTGATGAATTATATAATAAATTATGTAAGTATGATGATGAGAGAATTAGATTATTTAGAACGTCAATCGGTCAATTGTCCTATAATTTGAACTATGGTGTTGATCAAGCTAGAGGTCAATATATTATTCGAATGGACTCTGACGATGTTTGTTTTAGTCAGCGTCTTTCTATCTGCAAGAAGTATATTGGACATGGGTATGATGTAGTTGCTTTTTCTGCGGAACTGATTGATGAAACTGATCGTAAAATAGGAGTAAAAGATCTCGGTTCTGCATCGATTAAGCAGCTAATCTATAAAAACCCAGTAGTTCACCCTGCTACTATGATTAGAAAAGATGCATTGATAAGTATTCGTGGATATCTTGGAGGTCTTCAGTCCGAAGACTATGACCTATGGATCAGAATGTTTAATAAGTCATATAATTTTCATTTTTCTAGTGAGATTGTATTAAAATACCGTATAAGAGAGGGGCAATCAAAAGGGGCCTTACTTCCTTATTGCGAAGTCGCAGGATATTTTCTTCGAGAGTTTTTAGCCTCGTTGAAGATCAAGTTTTTACTAGGCTTTTCAATCGCCTGCTTTAAAAGGTTTATTCGATGACTATTGCTTATATGATTACGAAAGGTGATATTGGTGGGGCTCAAACTTGGACTAGAGATCAAGTTCACTTGTTTGATGGCAAGGAAAAACAAATATTGATCACAAATAAACCAGGTTGGTTGAGTGATGAATGTTCAAATTTAGCTAAAATTTTTTATTTCTCAAAAATAGAAAGAATATTTTCCATACTGACGCTTTTCTCCATTGTTAGAGTAATGCGCAACCAATCAGTAAAAACAATAGTTGCCAGCTCAGCAAATGCAGGTATATATGCCAGACTGTGTAAGATACTCTATCCTAAGGTTAGGGTTGTCTACGTATCTCATGGTTGGTCCTGTATTTATAATGGTAATCGGTTTAAAAAATTATTTATTATGGTAGAGAAGCTGCTATCTTACATTACTGATGCTGTACTATGCGTTTCTGAAAAAGATAAGTATGACGCAATTGAAGTTATTAAAATACCTGCTAAGAAAGTTAAATATATTAGAAATTGTGTGTTTCCTCGAAGCACTGCACCTTTCAAGGTGAAGGGTGAGCGAATTAAAGTTCTCTTTTTAGGTAGACTTGAACATCCGAAAAGACCTGACCTATTAATAGAGGCTATTTCTGGTAACCCAAACTTTCAATTGGATATAGTTGGAGATGGCCCTTTGAGAGCTTCTTGTAAAAGTAGTGATAATATTACTTTCCATGGTTCAATTTATAACTTTAATGATTTTTTTAAATATGACTTGTTTGCTTTAATCTCTGACAGTGAAGGTCTCCCTATGGCTGCGCTTGAGGCTGCTTCTTCTGGTATTCCTCTAATGTTGAGCAATGTAGGAGGTTGCCCCGAGTTAATCACTAATAATGGTTTGCTGGTTGAGAACTGTCCAGATAGTATAAAGAAAGCACTGATATGCATAGAGCAGAACTATAGCTTTTACAGGGAACAAGCTACTTCTAAATCGAAAGACTTTGACTTGAGTAAACACTATGCACAATATCGCCAAATTTATTTAAGTTGTTCTTAAAAATTAACTAAAACGTATAAAAATAGGAGTGCTTGATGAAAGTCGCTTTAATTACAGGTATTACTGGCCAGGATGGTTCTTACTTAGCGGAGCTTTTGGTTGAAAAGGGCTATGAAGTTCATGGTCTTATTCGTCGAGCATCATCATATAATACCGAACGTATTGATGCGCTAATAAATGAAGGCGCTAATATTAAACTGCACTATGGAGATCTAACGGATTCTTCAAATTTGATTCGACTGGTTAAAGATATTCAACCTAATGAAATCTATAATCTAGGCGCAATGTCGCATGTGGCGGTTTCTTTTGAATCACCAGAGTATGTTGCTGATGTAGATGGCATGGGTACTCTTCGTCTTCTTGAAGCGATTCGTATTAACGGGCTAGAAAAGAAAACTCGCTTTTACCAAGCGTCGACCTCAGAGCTTTACGGGGAGGTTCGTGAAATTCCTCAACGTGAAACAACGCCGTTTTATCCACGCTCTCCATACGCTGTAGCAAAAATGTACGCATACTGGATTGTGGTTAACTATCGTGAATCTTACGGTATGTACGCATGCAATGGTATTTTGTTTAATCATGAATCACCACGCCGTGGTGAAACCTTTGTAACTCGTAAGATTACTCGAGCTATCGCGAACATCTCTCAAGGTCTAGAGTCGTGCCTAGAGCTTGGCAACATGGATGCGTTGCGTGACTGGGGGCATGCTAAAGATTATGTTCGAATGCAATGGATGATGCTTCAACAAGGACAGGCTGAAGATTTTGTTATTGCTACTGGTAAGCAGATCTCTGTGCGTGAGTTTGTTCGCTTGTCAGCGAAGGAAGCGGGCATAGAGCTTGAGTTTTCCGGTGAAGGGATTGATGAAATCGCAACTGTGGTTGTTATTGATGAAGCAAAGGCACCAAAGGTGAAAGTTGGTGATGTCATTGTAAAAGTAAACCCTCGGTTCTTCCGTCCAGCGGAAGTGGAGACACTGCTTGGTGACCCGAGTAAAGCGAAAGCCAAACTTGGCTGGACTCCAGAGATCACCGTTGAAGAAATGTGTGCAGAAATGGTTACGTCTGATATAGACAAGGCAAAACAGCACGCAGTTCTAAAACAACACGGATTTAACGTTGCAATCTCACTAGAAAGCTAATTAATCAGTAGTACTGATTCGTTTATATTGCAGAGTTCCTCATTTTGGGCTCTGCTTTTTGTATTTATATTATCGGAACTAGTATGAAAAGAGTATTTGTTGCTGGTCATAAAGGTATGGTTGGTTCAGCTATTGTTCGTCAACTATCTAAAGAGTCTTCAGTAGAAGTTATTACTAAAGATCGTAACGAGCTTAACCTGTTAGATGCCCTGGCAGTCGAGGCATTTTTTGCGACTCATCATATTGATCAAGTTTACCTTGCAGCTGCGAAAGTCGGTGGGATTGTTGCTAACAACACATACCCTGCTGAGTTTATTTACCAAAATTTGACGATTCAAAACAATATTATTCATTCTGCACATCTGCATGGTGTTCAAGATTTACTATTCTTGGGGTCGTCTTGTATTTATCCAAAGTTTGCACAACAACCGATGCGTGAAGACTCTTTATTGACTGACACTTTGGAAGAAACCAATGAGCCTTACGCAATCGCTAAGATTGCAGGTATTAAAATGTGTGAGTCTTATAATCGCCAATATGGTCGCAACTATCGATCAGTAATGCCAACTAATTTGTATGGTGAAAATGATAATTTTCATCCTCAAAATTCTCACGTCATTCCTGCATTGTTGCGTCGCTTCCACGAAGCAAAATTGAATGGTGACAGTAAAGTTGTTGCGTGGGGCAGTGGTAAACCTATGCGAGAGTTTTTGCATGTAGATGATATGGCAGCAGCCTCAATTTACGTAATGAATCTTGCTCAAGAGGTGTATCGAGAAAATACACAAGAAATGCTTAGTCATGTAAACGTCGGTACAGGTGTAGATTGTACTATCCGTGAACTTGTTGAAACTGTCGCAAAAGTGGTTGGTTTTGACGGCGAGATTAAATTTGACACTACGAAACCAGACGGCACTCCTCGTAAATTAATGGATGTTTCACGTTTACAGAATCTGGGCTGGGAAGCGAAGACGAGCTTAGAGGATGGCTTGACTATGACTTACCAGTGGTTCCTAGAGAATCAAGACAATTATCGCGGTTAAAGTACCTAGGGTCGAGTTAATATAAGGATTTAAACAAAGCATATGTTTTTAAGCAAACAACGCTTTTCTCAAGTGATTGAAAGTGCGCCATTAGTTTCAATTGACTTAGTTATTGAGGACGAAAGTGGTCAAGTTTTACTTGGAGAGCGTTTAAATCGACCAGCTCAAGGTTTTTGGTTCGTCCCCGGAGGTCGTATCCTTAAAGATGAAAAGCTTGATGATGCTTTTGCTCGTTTAACTTTAGAGGAACTCGGACGTGAGTTGCAGCTCTCCCAAGCTACACTGCTGGGGCCTTATACACACCTTTATGATGACAATGTATTTGGCAATGAATTTTCGACTCACTACGTTGCTATTGCTTACAAACTCACTGTTGCTCGCAGTCAATTGAAGCTACCCAGGAATATTCAACATTCCCAATATAGTTGGTTTGACAAAGATGAGTTATTGACTAGCGATAAAGTACATCTCCATACTAAATGGTATTTTAAATAATTAGAACTATTACTTAATTAACGAATAACGAGTTGACTATGCTTATTCCTGTAATTATGGCTGGCGGGTCAGGCAGTCGTCTGTGGCCTCTATCTCGCGCCAAATACCCTAAACAATTTCTTGCGGTAACTGGTGAGCAAACTATGCTTCAGCAGACTTTAAGCCGTATGTTAGGCTTGGAACATAATGATCCATTTGTTATCTGTAACGAAGAGCATCGTTTCTTAGTTGCTGAGCAACTTCGCCGTATTGATAGCGATAATAGCGGCATATTATTGGAGCCAATTGGACGCAACACTGCTCCAGCTATTGCTTTAGCTGCAAAATTTACTTTGTCTACCGACGAAGATGCATTGATGTTGGTTCTTGCTGCAGATCACGTAATTAAAGATACTGAATCTTTCCACCAGTCAGTACAAGCAGCTATCCCGTACGCTAAACGTGGTGATATGGTAACTTTCGGTATCAAAGCAAATGCTCCAGAAACGGGTTATGGTTACATTAAAACTGGTGATACGGTGACTGTCGCTAATGAAAGTCGTGGTTTTAGTGTTGATCGTTTTGTTGAAAAGCCAAATCTTGAGACCGCAAAAGAGTACCTAAAAGATAGTAGTTACTTGTGGAACAGCGGTATGTTTCTATTTAAAGCATCGGTCTATCTTGAAGAGCTAGCAAAGTTCAGGCCTGATATCCTTGAAGCATGTGAAAGTGCGTACGACAGTCACTTTGAGGACTTGGATTTTATTCGAATGTCATCTGACTTGTTTTCACAGATTCCTGACGAGTCTATAGACTTTGCGGTAATGGAAAAAACAGAAAAAGCAGTGGTTGTTCCTATGGACGCTAACTGGAGTGATGTCGGCTCTTGGTCTTCGCTTTGGGAAGTGAACAATAAAGACGAGCGGGGCAATGCTACTCGTGGTGATGTGTTAACTGAGCAAACGAATAATAGCTATATATATTCACAAGATAAACTCGTTGCCACTGTGGGTGTTGAAAACCTTATCGTTGTGGAAACAAAAGATGCTGTATTAGTGGCTGATAAAGATAAGGTTCAAGATGTAAAGTCAATTGTGAATCAGCTAAAGCAACAAAATAGAGCAGAATGTCAGCAGCATCAAGAAGTCTATCGTCCATGGGGGACCCATGAGACGGTATCGGAAGGTGAGCGTTATCATGTCAAGCAAGTGTATGTTAAACCTAAAGAAAAGACGGCTTTGCAGATGCATCATCATAGAGCTGAGCACTGGGTTGTTGTCTCTGGTACGGCTAAAGTGACAAAAGGCAACGAAACTTTCCTTCTAACTGAAAATCAATCAACGTATATTCCAGTGGGCACCCCCCACTCTGTAGAAAACCCAGGGCAAGTACCATTAGAGCTTATTGAGGTTCGATCAGGTTCGTATTTAAAAGAAGACGATATTGTTCGGTTTGATGAGCAAGCATCTAAATTTGGCGGCGATTACTAACTACTTATTGAGATAGAAAATTATGGTAAAGAAATTAATCAGTAGCGAAGTGCTTAGTGCTTCAGGTGTGCAATTTGGCACGAGTGGTGCAAGAGGGCTCGTCAATCAGTTTACACCTGACGTCTGTGCAGCCTTTACGCATGCGTTCGTTGTATCAATGCGTAGAAACTTTACTTTCACTCAAATGGCTGTGGCAATTGATAATCGTCCAAGTAGTCCAATAATGGCCCAAGCTGTTATTCAAGCGCTGACTGATGCTGGTGTAAAGGCAGTCTACTACGGTGTTGTTCCTACTCCGGCTCTAGCGTTTACCGCAATGCAAGACAATATGCCTTGCATAATGGTGACGGGATCTCATATACCATTTGATCGTAATGGAATTAAGTTCTACCGTCCGGATGGCGAGATAACTAAAGCGGATGAACAAGCCATCTTAACTCAGAGCGTTGACTTCAATGCCATCAATACTTTACCTGATTTAACGGTTGACTGCCGAGCGACTGAACTCTATCGAGCGCGTTATACAGATCTATTTGATGCAGGTTTACTGGTAGGAAAGCGTATTGGTATTTATGAGCATTCAAGTGCTGGAAGGGATATTTATCAAGGGATTTTTGAGTCGCTAGGAGCTGAAGTTATCTCATTAGAACGCACGAATGAATTTGTGCCAATTGATACTGAAGCTGTTGCTGAATCTGACAAGGAGAAAGCACGCCTGTGGTCCAAACAGTATGATTTAGATTTTATCTTTTCAACAGATGGTGATGGCGATAGACCCTTAGTTGCCGATGAGAATGGTGAATGGCTTCGTGGTGATATTCTGGGGTTGCTTTGTTCTAAAGCGCTTAAAATTGATGCTTTAGCGGTTCCGGTGAGCTGTAACACCATTATTGCCAGTTCGCCAGAATTTAAATCAGTTTCTAAGACACGCATTGGTTCCCCTTATGTAATCGCTGAATTTTCTGAGTTAGCAAAAACTTATAAAAGAGTTGCGGGGTTTGAAGCCAACGGAGGATATTTGCTCGGAAGTGATGTCTCGGTGAATGGGAAATATCTACAAGCACTGCCAACCCGAGATGCCGTTTTACCTGCACTTATGTTGCTTTCTTTAGCTAAAACATCATCGATCAAAAGCTTGGTAGGTCAATTACCACAACGCTTTACGCATAGCGACCGAATTCAAAACTTTGCGCCAGAAAAGAGTTTATCAATATTGGAAAGTGGTCGTAATAATATTCAACAACTATTAAACTCTCTGGGCTTGTCAGAGCTTAATGTTATTAGTATTGATAATACAGATGGTTTAAGGCTAGAGCTTTCTAATCGTGCAATCATTCATTTACGTCCGTCAGGCAACGCACCTGAACTCCGCTGTTATGTGGAAGCTAATACACAGGATGAAGCAATTACCCTAGTTGAGCTGGTTCTACACAAGGCTTTAATGGCTTAACTTGAATAAAAAATGAAAATAGATGAGCTGTATGATGTAACCCTCACCAGCTCTCTTGAGTTAGATTATGATTTACACGTTGAAAAACCCGATAAAAAACTTCCTTTGGGGAAGTCGTACTGCGATTTGCGACCATTTTGGAATAAGTAACCCCAACTCTGAACGTCAGGCAGAGTTGTGGATGGGAGCGCATTCCAGCTCAAGTTCATTTATTTTCCAAGATGGTGTTGATGTTTCACTTTACGATATGATTTCAAGCAACCCTGAGTATTGGCTAGGTAATAATGTAAAACAGTACTCATCATCACTCCCTTTTCTTATGAAAATTCTTGCT from Vibrio pomeroyi encodes the following:
- a CDS encoding glycosyltransferase, giving the protein MTIAYMITKGDIGGAQTWTRDQVHLFDGKEKQILITNKPGWLSDECSNLAKIFYFSKIERIFSILTLFSIVRVMRNQSVKTIVASSANAGIYARLCKILYPKVRVVYVSHGWSCIYNGNRFKKLFIMVEKLLSYITDAVLCVSEKDKYDAIEVIKIPAKKVKYIRNCVFPRSTAPFKVKGERIKVLFLGRLEHPKRPDLLIEAISGNPNFQLDIVGDGPLRASCKSSDNITFHGSIYNFNDFFKYDLFALISDSEGLPMAALEAASSGIPLMLSNVGGCPELITNNGLLVENCPDSIKKALICIEQNYSFYREQATSKSKDFDLSKHYAQYRQIYLSCS
- a CDS encoding GDP-mannose mannosyl hydrolase, giving the protein MFLSKQRFSQVIESAPLVSIDLVIEDESGQVLLGERLNRPAQGFWFVPGGRILKDEKLDDAFARLTLEELGRELQLSQATLLGPYTHLYDDNVFGNEFSTHYVAIAYKLTVARSQLKLPRNIQHSQYSWFDKDELLTSDKVHLHTKWYFK
- a CDS encoding glycosyltransferase, whose protein sequence is MFSFLMCVNVDNPFLDQAIFSVLEQDDPNFEFVIVANNCSDELYNKLCKYDDERIRLFRTSIGQLSYNLNYGVDQARGQYIIRMDSDDVCFSQRLSICKKYIGHGYDVVAFSAELIDETDRKIGVKDLGSASIKQLIYKNPVVHPATMIRKDALISIRGYLGGLQSEDYDLWIRMFNKSYNFHFSSEIVLKYRIREGQSKGALLPYCEVAGYFLREFLASLKIKFLLGFSIACFKRFIR
- a CDS encoding mannose-1-phosphate guanylyltransferase/mannose-6-phosphate isomerase, translating into MLIPVIMAGGSGSRLWPLSRAKYPKQFLAVTGEQTMLQQTLSRMLGLEHNDPFVICNEEHRFLVAEQLRRIDSDNSGILLEPIGRNTAPAIALAAKFTLSTDEDALMLVLAADHVIKDTESFHQSVQAAIPYAKRGDMVTFGIKANAPETGYGYIKTGDTVTVANESRGFSVDRFVEKPNLETAKEYLKDSSYLWNSGMFLFKASVYLEELAKFRPDILEACESAYDSHFEDLDFIRMSSDLFSQIPDESIDFAVMEKTEKAVVVPMDANWSDVGSWSSLWEVNNKDERGNATRGDVLTEQTNNSYIYSQDKLVATVGVENLIVVETKDAVLVADKDKVQDVKSIVNQLKQQNRAECQQHQEVYRPWGTHETVSEGERYHVKQVYVKPKEKTALQMHHHRAEHWVVVSGTAKVTKGNETFLLTENQSTYIPVGTPHSVENPGQVPLELIEVRSGSYLKEDDIVRFDEQASKFGGDY
- the wzy gene encoding O-antigen polysaccharide polymerase Wzy family protein → MKFLVSNIFFFITTTIVIFVIVSGFYTGFIFYVAMIISWLGFLYCAYSYYKNSERLINPTTCFCLSVFVFLVSRPFLSLLMGDEVISIGLGITEENIIKATLFVMWSFYLINIFYCFFDKPAKFILNGMPDIKIKSYTWSNVFLLFSLFLSFLFLKNSYFNYNVLSNNENYFSFISSLDFSYFRYFFISKYFLILYIVLSKSNKSLLISTSILFLSSLGFMAIGLRGYTIAYLFLFLLAYDVKYKIKLIPLIVLSLSLIILSASVLSFRLGFDVFENDSYLSIILKTIAQQGATFEVVFGAVNFLDEINKCISYYDYFIQGIPFGDCVDVSRGVYFAEGGFASSFFAELVFFWPILILIIPLFSFCLKLLSLSYDQILSSGSEKKSSILLVFFLLPNLVYFARSSVFDFIEKTIISIFFILFISLVIKIIRKKDA
- the gmd gene encoding GDP-mannose 4,6-dehydratase, encoding MKVALITGITGQDGSYLAELLVEKGYEVHGLIRRASSYNTERIDALINEGANIKLHYGDLTDSSNLIRLVKDIQPNEIYNLGAMSHVAVSFESPEYVADVDGMGTLRLLEAIRINGLEKKTRFYQASTSELYGEVREIPQRETTPFYPRSPYAVAKMYAYWIVVNYRESYGMYACNGILFNHESPRRGETFVTRKITRAIANISQGLESCLELGNMDALRDWGHAKDYVRMQWMMLQQGQAEDFVIATGKQISVREFVRLSAKEAGIELEFSGEGIDEIATVVVIDEAKAPKVKVGDVIVKVNPRFFRPAEVETLLGDPSKAKAKLGWTPEITVEEMCAEMVTSDIDKAKQHAVLKQHGFNVAISLES
- a CDS encoding alpha-1,2-fucosyltransferase produces the protein MHSQIVFSQGGLGNQLFQYAFYLDIATRNGNCDFDISRIVYDNQHKGTNLGDLLGCDFYSFSHMGNKNLPFLIDDRISSKVIRWTLRLLNVRSCLDFFYDFDATTSYKSIDFNKNKYVGYFQFVDSAIKSKSIFEKMIENKYRVEIENYRKSYGESKAIHIRRGDYFTSNSINHAVASEGEITSIVERYKDDKIVIFSDDIKWCTDKLSRFDNVDFHHGSSAIDDFLALSQCDSYVLLGSSFSWWAAFLFSDDSTELSFISSTNIKYLSFEEMEKLDCKIVSIN
- the fcl gene encoding GDP-L-fucose synthase, which translates into the protein MKRVFVAGHKGMVGSAIVRQLSKESSVEVITKDRNELNLLDALAVEAFFATHHIDQVYLAAAKVGGIVANNTYPAEFIYQNLTIQNNIIHSAHLHGVQDLLFLGSSCIYPKFAQQPMREDSLLTDTLEETNEPYAIAKIAGIKMCESYNRQYGRNYRSVMPTNLYGENDNFHPQNSHVIPALLRRFHEAKLNGDSKVVAWGSGKPMREFLHVDDMAAASIYVMNLAQEVYRENTQEMLSHVNVGTGVDCTIRELVETVAKVVGFDGEIKFDTTKPDGTPRKLMDVSRLQNLGWEAKTSLEDGLTMTYQWFLENQDNYRG
- a CDS encoding phosphomannomutase produces the protein MVKKLISSEVLSASGVQFGTSGARGLVNQFTPDVCAAFTHAFVVSMRRNFTFTQMAVAIDNRPSSPIMAQAVIQALTDAGVKAVYYGVVPTPALAFTAMQDNMPCIMVTGSHIPFDRNGIKFYRPDGEITKADEQAILTQSVDFNAINTLPDLTVDCRATELYRARYTDLFDAGLLVGKRIGIYEHSSAGRDIYQGIFESLGAEVISLERTNEFVPIDTEAVAESDKEKARLWSKQYDLDFIFSTDGDGDRPLVADENGEWLRGDILGLLCSKALKIDALAVPVSCNTIIASSPEFKSVSKTRIGSPYVIAEFSELAKTYKRVAGFEANGGYLLGSDVSVNGKYLQALPTRDAVLPALMLLSLAKTSSIKSLVGQLPQRFTHSDRIQNFAPEKSLSILESGRNNIQQLLNSLGLSELNVISIDNTDGLRLELSNRAIIHLRPSGNAPELRCYVEANTQDEAITLVELVLHKALMA